In Esox lucius isolate fEsoLuc1 chromosome 22, fEsoLuc1.pri, whole genome shotgun sequence, the genomic window CAAATATTATGTTTAAAACCAAATTCCCACGAGTGAAACCCGACACATGAATGGCTTTTTCCTGTATCAAAGGTGTTTGCATCCTCTCATGCTTATGTTTTGTCCAAATAAAATACAGCCTCCATTAACTTTGTCATTCCAACACACTGCTTAATTATAAGTGTTCCATGTCTCGGGTGTGGAATTAAGTAATGGTATGTATGATGACGTTTGCATGGCGAACTTCAACTTGATAACAATGTTTCCTCAATCGGGACACTAGTTTGAGAAAGTATTGAATGTGAGAgaaatccaaaatgttttataatttttatttttacttcagCTGTTTGAGAGGTGCTTTTTAATTGAACTTCTGGGATACTGATAGTTAAAGTTTAACAGTACACCTTATATTGTAACCTGCACacgtttttccattttcagacTCATCCATGGCGTAACTAATTGTGGGCCTCTGGGATGTGAAAGTCAAAAGATACCGGGGGACTGGTTCCATTTTTAACCCTACAGGCAAAACTGTAACCTTGCTGTAAATGTCCAGATCTCTCTTCCTATAGGATTCATTGACTGTGATTGAGGAAGAACTGCATTTGATCTGTGGGACTCCACCGTGACTTCTattcttccctttctgttttTACTCAAGATACTCCTGGCGGTTGGGATGGGGGACGCAACAATGGCTTTGTGCAGAATGGCTACCACGACAACCGCATGAATGGCGGCAACAGGTACAATAGCGGCCCGCCTCGCATGGAGAGAGGCCGGGGTGGCGGAGGTTACCGTGGTGGCAGGGGCGGGTCCTACAACCCTGTCCAGCCCATGCAAAACGCCGGAGGGTTTGGCGGTTATGACAACAAAGATGTCGGTGGCTGGAACACCACTAAAGACGCCTACACCAGCTTTGGCGCGCGTCCTGACAGGGGGAAATCTGCTTTCTTCAACAATGGCACAAATGTTTCCCGTGGAAGGTAAGCATTGCTGCCGAGCTGCCATCCTTTTGTAGACAGCTATTGTCTTCCTGATTCATAAGAGACCATAAGGCTGCCGCGCTAGCATTCCTGACCCCTGTGGTTGTGGTTGTCAGTTACCCGCGTGGAGGGTTTGGGGGCGGTGGAAACAGCCGCTGGGTGGAGGAGCCCAGGGACGATGAGGACTGGTCCAAACCCACTCAGGCCAACGAGCGCCTGGAACAGTGAGTAGTTTTCCTTACTGTCCATACTGATGGATCTAAATAACGGATGGAATTGAAACATGGCGCCATCTCCCATCCAGTGTAGTTATCCTCACAGAAATTGAGAGGAAGCCTTTTCTGCCGCTTTCCTGACATTCCCCCATCTGTTTCTACCTAGGGAGCTGTTCGCTGGAGGTAACACAGGGATTAACTTTGACAATTACGACGACATTCCCGTTGAGGCCACAGGCCAAAACTGCCCACATCACATTGACAGTGTAAGTCTTTTGGTTAAACAACCCCATCGTCAGGCTTAAACGGCCCTTGCTGTCCTCTTGTTCATTGTTACAGTTATTGTTCAGAAGAAACATTTCCTGTAAGAGCTGCCTTTGCCTGAACATTCCAGTTCTGTCTGCCCGCACGCAGAAGGCAGTTATGCTTAATGTCAGTGTCTCTTGAAGCCGAAACATGGTGATTAGTGAAGTGCTGTGCTGCTGTTTCAATTTGACTCTTTCGTTTTCTTCAGTTCCAGGATGTAGAGATGGGGGAGATCATCATGGGTAACATTGCCTTGACCCGCTACACCCGACCGACTCCGGTTCAGAAGTACGCCATTCCAATCATCAAGAACAAGAGAGACCTTATGGCCTGCGCACAGACGGGTCAGAAAATAACTAGAACCactgaaatacagtatgtaatgcTGTTGCATTCAAGTACGTTAACATTATATGGCTAATGAACAACTGTCTCTCAGGCTCTGGTAAGACTGCAGCGTTCCTGTTGCCAGTGCTGAGTCAAATCTATACTGAAGGCCCAGGAGAGGCCCTCGCTGCCCAGAAATCTGGAGGGCAGGACAATGGGAAGTACGGTCGTCGTAAGCAGTACCCCCTCTCTCTGGTTCTGGCCCCCACCAGAGAACTGGCCCTGCAGATCTACGAAGAGGCCAGGAAGGTAATCATCCTCGCACCTTTGACTCCACCTGTGTTTACACTCAGACATCTCCAGCCGGGACAGCAGTGCTGAAACGCGCGCACCATTGTGGTGACTGACACCAGACATCCCATCAGCGTCAGGCTAGGTTGTTAGCTGTCTGCAGGGGGCCTCCGTCTCTTTGTCCCGGTGTTTTTGTGTTGACTGCCAGCGAGCGACTGTTGGGATTAGGGAACTGCAGTGTAACACACAATCATTGTTTGGTTTCTGATTCCCTCCCGTGTCTGCCCCCTCCACCCCGTTCCCctgccttctctctctttgtacCACACAttcgctccctccctcttctctccccctcctgtctTCCCACCTCCGGCCCTTTATTCCCCTCGCCCTCGTCtttcctccacccctctcctaGTTTGCGTACCGGTCTCGTGTACGTCCCTGTGTGGTGTACGGAGGGGCTGACATCGGCCAGCAgatcagagacctggagagaggctgccacctgctggtggCCACACCCGGACGCCTGGTGGACATGATGGAGAGGGGCAAGATTGGCCTTGACTACTGCAAGTAAGTAAACACCGACGGGATAGGAACTTATTTGGTCTACattaatattataattaatTGAGTTTCATCTTCCAACTTAGTTAATGTTGCACTAACTTCAAGACTCTCTGAATTATGGGTGCGAATGGTCAGTTTGACTTGAATGTGGTAATTTTCCATTGTGTAGTGTATTAACTTAAGTAGCACCACAAAACTGGTGGGTAACATGCGCGCGTGGAGTTGGTTTAGTCGCGCATGCTAGAATTCACCACGTTATTGATGCCATGGCTCATGCTTGGAGCTCAATGAAACTTTGAGGTGTGTAGTTATTTGAAAATTGCCATAAACACTTGATTGTTTAGCGCAATACTACCAAACATTTGCAAGCCCAGATCAGCAAGTAGGGTAGATGAGTTGTCTGAGGGCCAGGCTGTTTTTAATTCATGTAAAGCCAAATGTTATTGTAACCAAGCAAATGGCATTAGTTGTCACTCATCTAAGTAGAGCTATGTGTTGTATTGCTTAGCCCTGCAACATCTCTCCTGATTCAGCTGATAAAACTATTGATTAGTCAAATCAGCCTACTGGGCAGTAAAGCAAGCTTACACAGCCATATAAGCTTCTGACCATGATTGGAAAAAACACTGTCTCAGCCATTATCTGACCCCCTCTCTGTTTCTTAGCTACTTGGTGCTGGACGAGGCTGACAGGATGTTGGACATGGGTTTCGAGCCCCAGATCCGACGCATCGTGGAGCAGGACACTATGCCCCCTAAAGGAATCCGCCAGACTATGATGTTCAGCGCCACCTTCCCCAAGGAGatccaggtacacacacacgtgtgcataCGCACGCACATTCTGtggctgaacacacacacacacacacacacaaacctgtgcTGATGCTCAGCTTGGGCTGCATGATTAATCAGATTGTGATCTAAATTGTGCAGTATTGAATTGTAAACAAGACGCTCATTGCGTGTCAGTAGTTTCCTTGTGTTATGCCAGTTGTGGTGAGGGCTCGTTGTTATTCATAGAAAACAATGCCTGTGTGTTAGTGGTTGTGGTAGAATTGTGTCCCTTAATTGTAAGCAACAAACGCACAGGCGTGGCAGCCGCAGACTACAGGCCACCTGGAAACTGGACTGACGTAACATTTATTTGGCATAAGATAATTTCTATCTCCTTGGTCTTTGTTTCTTGAGCATTTCCAATGTTTTGCTCCAATGCTTGTTGGTTGGCCATTGTTAGAGTTTCAGCTTCAAGGCTTGAGGAAGTTTAACGATTGGAAAAGGTGTGAATGTCATTAAATCCGTATAATACATTGTTTGAGACACAAGCTGTGTCTCGAAATCGTTAGCAAGTTTCAGAatcacaactttttttattcagttagcatgttatgtaggctatgatctcATTAGAAGTGTTTTAAATCACAATTCATAACTGTAATTGCAATACTTCTGATATACTGGGATTCAACGTATCCAGGTCGTGCAGCCCAATGCTCTGCAACACTTTGATTTTCTTTGGAAAGCACTTTGTAAATCATTAGTACAAATTGTATGCTGCCCGCATACGCTGCGTCTTAAACGTTTACAAATGAACGTATGTGCAGCTTGTCAGTGACTCCCATCGTCCCTCTGTCAGATCCTGGCACGTGACTTCCTGGAGGAGTACATCTTCCTGGCAGTGGGGCGTGTGGGATCCACCTCGGAGAACATCACACAGAAGGTGGTGTGGGTGGAGGACGGTGACAAGAGGTCCTTCCTCCTGGACCTGCTCAATGCCACAGGTAACTACCTCCGCTAAACCTGCTACTGGCTCAACCCCGCATTTCTTCCCCACCCATCTTTCTGTGGGCTGCTGTAACTAACTATCAGTGGTAGTGCAGGGTTTCTCAAAGCTTGTCCCAGAGACTGGGTGAGACACACTtagttttttaattatttgggGTTGGTAAGGGCACTTACATTCTTTGACATTACTTGGAAATGAACTTGCGTGGACAGTGGGTGTCTGAGGACTGGAGTTGAGAAACCCTGTGTTTTTGAATTAGTCCTCCTATTTTATGAAACTGTAGGATTAATAGTTTAAGCTAGATGGAATGTGCAAAGGCAGTATTTCCCTAAATCAGCTGACTTGATCAAAATTAACCAAATTCTGAAGAGAAATATTATTGGTCATTAATTCAATATGCAGAACCGGGTTTCCGTTGGCCACAATTTGACATGCTTTCGCCAATAACCTCAATAAACAGAACTGTATCGGGACAATTTGTCATCCTGCTACACCCAGATTTTAGAAATGACTTCCAATGCAAGGGCAAAAAAGGAATTAAACACATTCATTATAATAGTGGAAATAAGAAGTGTTTGCATTGACATGCCATTATAGTCCATGAAAACATGAGGTAGCGGTTTATTTTAGCAAAATGTTTCATACattgctgaaaaataaaacatttgactcTGACAATTATGCACGTATAATACCAATGGGTTTGATAGCACATCAGTGAAAGTCACAAGAAATCTACCTCTGGACAGCCACTATAGCCACTGGCAACTAGACTGTGTGGTGAGTTTGTTTCGTGGGTCTGTCTCCCAAGGTTTGTAATGATTGGAAAGAAAAACGCTAGGCTGTCTCGCGTGTTTGAAATGCTGCCCAAATAGGCTGCTTATTTCTATTGTGGTTATGTTTGCTATAGCCTAGCCTACAAATATGAGTTAGTTATACAACATGTAAAATTGGTAGGGTCTTCCACATGACAAAAAAAtgggaaaaaatgaaattgtttaTCCTCAAACTCCAACAAAAAAAAGGTATATATGACATTTTCACTGACCTTTAAAGACCTTGACTTTTTGTTCGTCTTTAACTAGGGttccaataattctggagggcaaaATGTTGGTTATAATATACTAAACCGGACAATTAGCTGTCTAATTAGCTATTGCAGTTTGCGCATATGAATGAAATCCTAAGGAATGCGATAAATCATTCAACTAGTTAGCCGACTATACAGCTAAATACTGCAACGTTTTCAATTACAAGATTGAGCACGCAACCATTTGAGCTCCACATCTGATGCGCTCGCTTATCAATCACGATAGGGTTGTTATTGTCATCTAAAAGAtattaccaacatttcacagcatcaaaTATAGAAAACAGCAAATTTGTATCCAGAGTGTATTTGTTACCACAACATCATTATTGCTTTCAAAGAGCAAGGATGTTTCCAACTTCGTATAACCAAACAGAAACGGCCGCTTTGCTGCTAGCTTTTTGagtaaaattataaaaattaaaGTCAAATGACAACATAccctttctctgttttcatcCACGGGAATACAGTAACACGTTTTTAACTGGTAGAttgatatttacacaaatattatttgtgTAAAGGAAGGCCGTCGATGACTGCTATTGGATCGGAAGGGTTAAAATCAGTTTACGTACAATAGTTATAACGTGGGTGGACAGTTATTTTGCGACACTCTGCACGCAACAGCAGTTTGCTGGTCAAAATATACAATCAGGCTAGAGAGATTTGTATATAGACTACCTGGAATGTGAAAGGGGGATCCCCTGGAAAACCTTTTTTCCCGGTACCTCGGCACATACCTAATGGGTTACATGACCAATGCATATGGATTGTGAGTACATTTTTCGGATGTCTGGTTAATGGAAACCCTGATGCAGACAAGTCAAGTCTTTGATAGGACCACTACTCAGCAGATTCCACTGGCTCCTTAATGGCAGGATAGTTCCTGAATAAAGCTTGCTAGACTTTAGCTATAAACCTTAGAAGATGGGTAACCATTTAGCTGTGACTGTGTATTGATTTCATTAGGCATTCGGTTTCCCTTAATTGCCTAGTTCTTGAAGATGGTCATAAGCTCAGTGGGCAGTTTGTTGAATGCAACTCAGTTTTGGCAGTGTCAGGGTGAGATATGAGGAAGATTTGTAGCTGAATATATTCTTAGAATACGCATGTTGGCCACTAAACTCACCCTACCTGTAGAgccatgtaaacagagttcagGAAACTATTATTCACATTAGCACCAAATGTTCCTTGACATGACATTATAATTGAGGTTGTCTTGGAACTCGTTGGTGCCATCTTGGTGGCCATTGACCTAGTACATCTCAAACTGTTTGCTGAACTCTATGTATGTTGGCTAGCCTCCCCCTGTCATGTCACTTATGAACTGTTGAAACTGCATTAAGTTTATCGCCGGGTTTGGTTTTATCCAAAGTCATTCCAAGCGAGGTTCAGGACAATGCAGGTGAAAACATAGAGAAACCTGGTAAGTAGGAATTTCTTATTACTAAAGTGGATGTAGAAGCTTGTCTCATTTCATTTTTcagttcctttttttatttattgcttGGCCTATATTGGTTACCCATATTAGTCACCCATATGTGTCCAGACAGAAGGTTCCTTTGGTTCTGAACAGCCATcttgtgttgttgtcattgtGATGTCACccattgtttgttgttttgaagAGGATTCTCTCTCGTGTGGGGATTGATTCTGGAATCACTGACTGTTTATTTGATGTGCTCAAACCCTGCCTAGTTAACTCCTGCTACTGCATATCTATGCATTCTTTCTTATGCTTTTGTTATGCTCCTTTTGATCTGATGGCCATGGCAGCTTGCAAAACGTACAATGCAggtagaaaaataaatgaccccaaacacttTTCTACCCGAATCTTGCATATTATAACTACGCTCAGGGCTTGACATAAACGTCTTCAGCCACACGTCCTTTAGACAAGTaggacagtttttgttttttaaactttttaagGGTCTCTTAATATTATCAAGGAGGTCTTGCAGCATTGGACCAAGACTGTTATTGGAAATTATTGTATGAGGCAATGAAACTCTTGAGGTCCAAACACATTAGCTTAACTAAATATTATGTTGTTGCTAGATACTGGTGTGGCTGCTTGGGTCTTTGGGCCTGCAGGTTATTAAAGGTCTGCTTGTACGTGAATGCAAAAAGCTAGAATAACTTCCTGGTTTATTATTCTGCAATGATGTGCTCAGAATAGATTGGGAACCCTGGTGTGCAACCCATGGCACCCAGAGGTCACACGTTATGTTGTGATTACTTTagacttttgtttttaaactaaaTCTATTTTCTGCTTGtcagagtaaaaaaatatatatatctggtCTCGGGCAGACGAGCGTTAATGTCAAGCCCTTTCCCTGAATTGATTTGAATGTGCTGTAACCTTTTGAAGAAGCCCTCTGGTCATCATGAGTCACTGTAGACCAACAACACTTTAGATATGCAGCTTTTCTTTGCCAGAGCCTCCATCTCTTAGCAACAGTGGATGTTTCCTCCCACCTACCAACCCCCTTGTGATTAACacactccctccatccctccctcgaCCTCTTACAGAGCTACAATCACAGGCGGTAGTGTATTCTTGTTGTTTCCTCTTGTTTCCTAACCTGGGCTTTGTTCAGAAGGGTACAGAACAAGCTCTGAACGTTTCACATAGAAATGTCTTGAATGGACTTGACATGGTCTATGATCCACTCTTGGTGGAGGACTAGGTTTTGCACCATTTCTATTGTAGTATTTCCCATGGCTGCCCTATAAAATGCTGGTCTAGGTGAATCGGTGACTGACCTgccctcatcctcctctctagGTAAAGACTCCCTGACGCTGGTGTTTGTGGAGACCAAGAAGGGTGCAGATGCCCTGGAGGACTTCCTGTACCGCGAGGGCTACGCCTGCACCAGCATCCACGGGGACCGCTCCCAGAGGGATAGGGAGGAGGCACTGCACCAGTTCCGCTCGGGACGCTGCCCCATCCTCGTCGCCACAGCCGTGAGTAGCATACAGGCATTGTGTCTGGTTTACGTCATAACTTTTCGTGCAGATAAGTAATGCGACACGTAGTCCCAAACTGGTTGATGATGAACGGATATGTTtgttcatacattttcttttctttttaaagaacCATCCATTCATTTGGCATAATGGAAGCACTTTGCCAAATTTAGCATATATTATATACCTCTGTTACAGTGAGGCTCTAGAATGACCCAGCAGTAAAGTCACTGCCTCTTAAGTTCGCTACGTCAGGGTTTGAATACAGCTCGTAGATGAATCCCCGGGTCTGGTTCAGGGTGGTGCACTTGGGCAGCACTGTTTGTGAGGGCTTAGAAATCAAGTATTGCCTTGCCTTGTCACGCTCTAGCAAGTGGCTTGGGTGCTTGTGAGGTCAGTGAAGGTAGAGGGGCTGTAGACTTTCTGGTTAAATGAGCAGGTGAACAGAAGCAAAGTGTATCTGATGCTGTTCTGGAAGACATCTTGACAGTAACTGTTCATAGTCTGCTGGGAGTTGCGGTTTTAAAGCAGGGCCTTATTCACAATAATTGGGGAGAAAAATATGGATATTACAAAATTGGGGTGAAAATGTAAGGAGGCTATACTATCTTTTAGCCTGGTGCTTTTTTTGGAATATTTTGTATGATAAGGGGGTTGCTAAATGGAGCTGTTCAAACAAGATGGAGAATAATGTTGTCTTCTGCTCTCTTGTACCAGGTGGCTGCACGTGGCCTGGACATCTCTAATGTAAAGCACGTCATCAACTTTGACCTGCCCAGTGACATAGAGGAGTATGTCCACCGTATTGGTCGTACTGGACGCGTAGGCAACCTGGGTAAGCCAATCGACCACATCCAATCCTCAACATAGCCTGACGAGAACAACGGCACGTTTTCTGAATCTCCGTGCCTGACTTAATTGATCTGTGAAAGTGGGCAACCTGTTCCCTCGTGGGCTGTGCATGGTAGCGCAACGGTGCGCATCGCTAAACACAACCATAGGAATTTTGTAACTAGGTGTGATTTGAGTGATTTCCTTGTTTGGATAGGAACTCCTCTCTAACAGTGATTCCTCCCTACACCCAGGCCTGGCGACGTCGTTCTTCAACGATAAGAACGGCAACATCACCAAGGACCTTCTGGACATCCTGGTGGAGGCTAAACAGGAAGTGCCCTCCTGGTTGGAGAGCCTGGCTTATGAGCACCAGCACAAGAGCAACACCCGCGGGCGCTCTAAGAGGTACGTGTGGTAGCCGTGAGGGAAAGGTCGTAGTGGGGtgtcacctttttttttttggctgcATGTCAAAGTACTTTCGAAGCTCAGTTCAGGTGACCTTGTTTTCAGTCATGTTCATTAACAAATGCAACAGCCTTTAAGGGTGTGGTTAGGGGTGGGAGGTTttttgggtgtgtttttagaaacATGGCAGTTGTGTACTGAGATTCAGGTAACTAGGATAGTGTTGCAATGGACAGCTTCTCCCCTTCTGACTGACTCAACAAACTTTCTCTAAAATGAATAGGTCATTTTTATCTCATTAAATAAATGCAGCCTCTGACAGGCTGTCCTTTCGTGCTCCACAGAAGGAGACTGCCAAAACGTTTTTTGACAaattttataaatgcatttctaaTTTGCACTGGTCATTTTCATCAGTACACTCCAGTGCCAGATATTCTGCTTTAAATCAGAAGTGGTGGCCTAATCTAGCATCGCTAATGTGCGTTCTGCAGGTTCGTTAGTGTTCCTTTGCAATAGTGCCTCCAGTGCACAGTTCATTTTTCTTTGGTAACACACTCATGGAAAGTATGAGGGAGACATCAGCTGATGGAAGTTACAATCATTCTGAGAcactcactctccctctgtgtttAGGTTCAGCTCTGGTGGCTTTGGTGCCAGGGACTACCGTCAGACCAGCGGTGGCAGCAGCAGCACTGGAGGGTTCGGGGGTCGTGGTGGACGCCAGCCCAGTGGGCACGGAGGAAACCGTGGGTTCGGCGGTGGCGGTGGTAAGTACTGGTTCTAAACCTCACGGTGGAGAAACATTTGGCAACAGATATTAACGTTGGTGTCACAATCGGAACCATTCTCCAACACAGTCCCTGTTAGGTCTTCATGGATATATCCCATTATCGGAGATCCAGTCCGTTATCACACTGGGCCGGATTAAGCAATATGTGGTAGACTGTCGGATTCCTAGTCTGGTCCAGAATGGTGGACACGGGTTCTGGATCGGTGTCATAATGTCAAATACCGACTGtgtctgaaattattttataagaAAAATGGATCTTGTGGAAGTCGGATAGGAATTTCCCAGATACAGTTTGGCCCGGCCAAATGAAGAACTCTGGTCCCCGTTGTCCTGAACACTGTCCTGATCTAATTTCTCTGCCACAGGTGGCTTCGGAGGCAACTTCTACAGTAGCGACGGCTATGGAGGAAGCTACACCCACCAAGGGGGAGTGGACTGGTGGGGCAACTAAACATTCCTCTAAACCATATCCCCCTCTACCtacacctccaccctcccttccccacccccaccccatcgCAGTGGGCCGCGCCACGCCAAACTCACTGATAAGGAAACCACATGTGTAACCTAAGCCAGACTATATAAACCCCCGTGTAGCTTCCAGACAGACTCTGCAGTACATTACCAGTTGTGATTCTCTGACCGCtttcccccccccaccccaaaaaatGGAgctaagggagagagagacgggggggctGAAAGAGCTGGAGCCCACTGAGCGTTACCTAGCGATGCCAGGCTCCGGAATCATCGTGTGGTCACCCGTGACGACAATAGCATATGACTTCTAGTTCTTTTTCTTCACTACAgctgctttttttttctttgtaacaaaAACTGAGGATCATTTGTTTGTTAATGTACTGTGCCTTTAACAATTAGATCGTTTTctctattatattattttaaacgtCATAGCTGGCTGAAATATGGCCGAAAAGaagtaaattgttttttttgtttgtttcttttgggTTTAAAcgtgttttttgttattttattcgGAAGGCAAACAAAATAAGCTTGAACTAAATATCAAACCTTGGCAAACACCGAGATGACATGACTTTTGAGTGAGTCATTCGTCCATTTGAGCTTCAAATTTGTCACAGGGTAATCTGATGGCTCAAACCAGCTCCAACTGCATGTTTCAGCCATCTTAGGAGAATTCCATTATAGGTTTTCAAACCCTTATGTGACAAAAGTGCACTTCAAGGGGAAAAAAGAAGAGTTCAAAATATGTTTCGCTCACTCTATCCTGGAGAGGAATATGGTAGTCTTCACTAAACGAGCCATTCCAGTTCTACGAtcttaatattttaaaattgaatatttaaatgtaaatacaaggTATTTGAGCAACTCTGCTCGAATGCCAATTCCCCACTTGATTGCTATTGAACCGGCAAGTGAAGCAAACTTTCTTAGCTGCCTGGTGGGTGAAATTGTTTTTGAGTTAGCTTTTTtacttgaaaacattttggaggAATGCAATTGAAATATCCTTCCGACAGAATGTTTCTTAAAATTGTCAACAATTCTAAAACGGCGCTTGCCATATTGAAAGTGAAGTTCGAATGGTTGCCATAGGACCACACAGTAACCTGGGTGGCTTTGCTTTTTGCCAAGGCCATCCCGGGACGAATTACGCATgcaagtgttgttgttttttggtcaaggagttttaaaaaaacaaaatgcaaaaggAAATTCTGCAGCAGGCTTTTACttcattacaaaatgttgttcTCTTACACCTTTATTTCGTTATCTCTTTTTCAAGCTGCGTTAGAATCCGAAGAACATTCTCGGGTTTACTGTAAACAACTGTACAAGCTCTTCCCCCTCAGTGTGTCAGGGTAAGGAGGTCATAGGTCAGAATCTAAGGGTGTGTATTCAGCAGTGGGTTGGTAATGTACAAGCGAGCAAACCGAACTGTGCATTGCGCACCAATGTAGCAAAGGATGATGGGAAGTGCAGTTTATTTCTCAGTGCACCACCATATTAAGAGGCAATAAGGTTTTCCTGTGTATGCTGGCTGGTGAATCTAGCCCACGCGACCCGGCCAAAGACGGGGGTGTTTTATCTATCCTTTATTACTGACAAAGAACCAATGCAGCTATTTGTCCCTTTGTGGAGTAGGGCTGGATGTATAATGTAAAATCACTGGCCAATTTACTACTATAGCTGGCATGCAGGCTTCTTCCTTATTTAGGAAGGAAGCCCAACGTTGGCAAGAAAATGGCATTTAACTTAAGTGCAATACATAAATATTCTCAAAGTGTGTCGTGCCTtgacattttgaataaataacATTGACATGATGGTGGTTATGAAGCAGATGCACTGACAGTATTGTGATAACTTAAAGATTGAATGGTGCTACCTAAGTTAGGTCTAGGCCCCTTTCTGATGTTACTTAATGACCATCAAGTTTTACAAAAACGTATTTTATTGCACATCTAGAGTTttatataaatgtcttcttgaGTGCGTGTCCTTTAAGCTTCCGAATTTTGTGTGAGGAGATTGTGAGAAACGCAGCTTGTTTACGAAAGGGGAAGGTTTATCACTATTTAAAACCAGGATTTATTTGGGACCAGGGGTTAGTACAGTAGCATTCTGGGAATTTAGCTATTTGCACACAGATTACTAGATTCTACTTTTGCTGCTAGTTTGTGTAATTTATTAAGCATTTttgagaaatatttatttttataagcCTAAAAAGTGGTAGTTTAAGAAACTTGACCAAAAGACAGTATAAAAACACTGGCACTTGAATGTTGAATGTCACCGGTATGCGTGGGAATTTATATTTTTCGGGGTAGTGTGAGCTTTTTAATGTCAGTCATATTGGACTCAATATCAAAATCCACACCTGTTCTAGTACTGGC contains:
- the ddx3xb gene encoding DEAD-box helicase 3 X-linked b isoform X5: MSHVAVENVHGLEQQLAVLGLNNADGQGGGTGNTPGGWDGGRNNGFVQNGYHDNRMNGGNRYNSGPPRMERGRGGGGYRGGRGGSYNPVQPMQNAGGFGGYDNKDVGGWNTTKDAYTSFGARPDRGKSAFFNNGTNVSRGSYPRGGFGGGGNSRWVEEPRDDEDWSKPTQANERLEQELFAGGNTGINFDNYDDIPVEATGQNCPHHIDSFQDVEMGEIIMGNIALTRYTRPTPVQKYAIPIIKNKRDLMACAQTGSGKTAAFLLPVLSQIYTEGPGEALAAQKSGGQDNGKYGRRKQYPLSLVLAPTRELALQIYEEARKFAYRSRVRPCVVYGGADIGQQIRDLERGCHLLVATPGRLVDMMERGKIGLDYCNYLVLDEADRMLDMGFEPQIRRIVEQDTMPPKGIRQTMMFSATFPKEIQILARDFLEEYIFLAVGRVGSTSENITQKVVWVEDGDKRSFLLDLLNATVIPSEVQDNAGENIEKPGKDSLTLVFVETKKGADALEDFLYREGYACTSIHGDRSQRDREEALHQFRSGRCPILVATAVAARGLDISNVKHVINFDLPSDIEEYVHRIGRTGRVGNLGLATSFFNDKNGNITKDLLDILVEAKQEVPSWLESLAYEHQHKSNTRGRSKRFSSGGFGARDYRQTSGGSSSTGGFGGRGGRQPSGHGGNRGFGGGGGGFGGNFYSSDGYGGSYTHQGGVDWWGN
- the ddx3xb gene encoding DEAD-box helicase 3 X-linked b isoform X4, translated to MSHVAVENVHGLEQQLAVLGLNNADGQGGGTGRTCYIPPHLRNKEASKNDTPGGWDGGRNNGFVQNGYHDNRMNGGNRYNSGPPRMERGRGGGGYRGGRGGSYNPVQPMQNAGGFGGYDNKDVGGWNTTKDAYTSFGARPDRGKSAFFNNGTNVSRGSYPRGGFGGGGNSRWVEEPRDDEDWSKPTQANERLEQELFAGGNTGINFDNYDDIPVEATGQNCPHHIDSFQDVEMGEIIMGNIALTRYTRPTPVQKYAIPIIKNKRDLMACAQTGSGKTAAFLLPVLSQIYTEGPGEALAAQKSGGQDNGKYGRRKQYPLSLVLAPTRELALQIYEEARKFAYRSRVRPCVVYGGADIGQQIRDLERGCHLLVATPGRLVDMMERGKIGLDYCNYLVLDEADRMLDMGFEPQIRRIVEQDTMPPKGIRQTMMFSATFPKEIQILARDFLEEYIFLAVGRVGSTSENITQKVVWVEDGDKRSFLLDLLNATGKDSLTLVFVETKKGADALEDFLYREGYACTSIHGDRSQRDREEALHQFRSGRCPILVATAVAARGLDISNVKHVINFDLPSDIEEYVHRIGRTGRVGNLGLATSFFNDKNGNITKDLLDILVEAKQEVPSWLESLAYEHQHKSNTRGRSKRFSSGGFGARDYRQTSGGSSSTGGFGGRGGRQPSGHGGNRGFGGGGGGFGGNFYSSDGYGGSYTHQGGVDWWGN